A stretch of the Gracilinanus agilis isolate LMUSP501 chromosome 4, AgileGrace, whole genome shotgun sequence genome encodes the following:
- the LOC123245349 gene encoding signal transducer and activator of transcription 5B: MAVWIQAQQLQGDALHQMQALYGQHFPIEVRHYLSQWIESQAWDSIDLDNPQENIKATQLLEGLIQELQKKAEHQVGEDGFLLKIKLGHYATQLQSTYDRCPMELVRCIRHILYNEQRLVREATNCSSPAGNLADAMSQKHLQINQTFEELRLVTQDTENELKKLQQTQEYFIIQYQESLRNQAQFSQLSQLSPQERLTRETALQQKQVSLEAWLQREAQTLQQYRVELAEKHQKTLQLLRKQQTIILDDELIQWKRRQQLAGNGGPPEGSLDVLQSWCEKLAEIIWQNRQQIRRAEHLCQQLPIPGPVEEILTELNATITDIISALVTSTFIIEKQPPQVLKTQTKFAATVRLLVGGKLNVHMNPPQVKATIISEQQAKSLLKNENTRNDYSGEILNNCCVMEYHQATGTLSAHFRNMSLKRIKRSDRRGAESVTEEKFTILFESQFSVGGNELVFQVKTLSLPVVVIVHGSQDNNATATVLWDNAFAEPGRVPFAVPDKVLWPQLCEALNMKFKAEVQSNRGLTKENLVFLAQKLFNSSSNNMEDYNNMAISWSQFNRENLPGRNYTFWQWFDGVMEVLKKHLKPHWNDGAILGFVNKQQAHDLLINKPDGTFLLRFSDSEIGGITIAWKFDSQERMFWNLMPFTTRDFSIRSLADRLGDLNYLIYVFPDRPKDEVYSKYYTPVMCESATAKAVDGYVKPQIKQVVPEFAGASADSSGGTATYMDQAPSPAVCSQSHYNMYPQNPDSVLDPDADFDLDDTMDVARHVEELLRRPMDSQWIPHAQS; the protein is encoded by the exons ggaCTCAATAGATCTTGATAATCCACAGGAGAACATTAAAGCTACTCAGCTCCTGGAGGGTCTGATCCAGGAGCTGCAGAAGAAGGCTGAGCACCAAGTGGGGGAAGATGGGTTTTTACTGAAGATCAAGCTAGGCCATTATGCAACTCAACTTCAG AGCACATATGACCGCTGCCCCATGGAGTTGGTCCGATGCATCCGCCACATATTATATAATGAACAGAGGCTGGTCCGAGAAGCTACCAAT TGTAGTTCTCCAGCTGGGAACCTGGCTGATGCTATGTCCCAGAAACACCTGCAGATCAACCAGACCTTTGAGGAGCTGCGACTGGTCACTCAGGACACAGAGAATGAGCTGAAGAAGCTACAGCAGACTCAGGAGTATTTCATCATCCAGTACCAGGAGAGTCTCAGAAACCAGG CTCAGTTTTCCCAGCTGTCACAGTTGAGTCCCCAGGAACGCTTGACAAGGGAAACAGCACTTCAACAGAAGCAGGTGTCCCTGGAGGCCTGGCTGCAGCGTGAGGCCCAGACTCTCCAGCAGTACCGAGTG GAGCTGGCAGAGAAACACCAGAAGACCCTTCAGCTGCTCAGGAAGCAGCAAACCATCATTCTGGATGATGAGCTGATCCAGTGGAAGAGGCGGCAGCAGCTGGCAGGGAATGGAGGGCCCCCAGAGGGCAGCCTGGATGTCCTGCAGTCTTG GTGTGAGAAGTTGGCAGAGATCATCTGGCAGAATCGGCAGCAGATCAGGCGGGCAGAGCATCTCTGCCAGCAGTTACCCATTCCTGGACCTGTAGAGGAGATACTGACTGAGCTCAATGCCACCATCACAGATATCATCTCCGCACTGGTGACCAG CACCTTCATCATTGAGAAGCAGCCCCCTCAGGTCCTGAAGACGCAGACCAAGTTTGCAGCTACAGTGCGTCTCCTGGTGGGTGGGAAGTTGAATGTGCACATGAACCCCCCTCAAGTGAAGGCCACCATCATCAGTGAGCAGCAGGCCAAGTCTTTACTGAAGAATGAGAACACTCGAAA TGATTACAGTGGGGAGATCTTGAACAATTGCTGTGTGATGGAGTATCACCAGGCAACAGGCACCCTCAGTGCACACTTCAGGAATATG TCCCTAAAACGTATTAAAAGGTCTGACCGTCGTGGTGCAGAATCAGTAACAGAAGAGAAATTTACAATCCTGTTTGAGTCGCAGTTCAGTGTTGGTGGAAATGAGCTGGTTTTTCAGGTCAAG ACCCTCTCCCTCCCTGTAGTCGTGATTGTTCATGGTAGCCAAGACAACAATGCTACAGCTACTGTTCTCTGGGACAATGCTTTTGCAGAACCT gGCCGGGTGCCATTTGCTGTACCTGACAAAGTATTGTGGCCCCAGCTGTGTGAGGCTCTCAACATGAAGTTCAAGGCAGAAGTCCAAAGCAACCGAGGCCTGACAAAGGAGAACTTGGTGTTCTTGGCTCAAAAACTGttcaacagcagcagcaacaacatgGAAGACTACAACAACATGGCCATCTCTTGGTCCCAGTTCAACAGG GAGAACTTACCTGGACGGAATTACACTTTCTGGCAATGGTTTGATGGGGTGATGGAAGTGTTAAAAAAACATCTCAAGCCTCATTGGAATGATGG GGCCATCTTGGGTTTTGTGAACAAGCAACAGGCCCATGACCTGCTTATCAACAAACCTGATGGGACTTTTCTGCTTCGATTTAGTGACTCTGAAATTGGGGGCATTACCATTGCCTGGAAGTTTGACTCTC AGGAAAGGATGTTTTGGAATCTGATGCCTTTCACCACCAGAGACTTCTCTATCCGGTCCCTGGCTGACCGCCTGGGAGATCTGAATTATCTTATCTACGTGTTCCCTGATCGGCCAAAAGATGAAGTATACTCCAAGTATTACACACCAGTTATGTGCGAGTCTGCCACTG CTAAAGCTGTGGATGGATATGTGAAACCACAGATCAAGCAGGTGGTCCCAGA GTTTGCTGGTGCATCTGCAGATTCTTCGGGGGGCACTGCCACATACATGGATCAGGCCCCATCCCCAGCCGTGTGCTCCCAGTCTCATTATAATATGTATCCACAGAA CCCTGACTCTGTCCTTGACCCAGATGCGGATTTTGACCTGGATGACACTATGGATGTAGCAAGACATGTTGAAGAACTCTTACGCCGACCAATGGACAGTCAGTGGATCCCTCATGCCCAGTCGTGA